The proteins below come from a single Miscanthus floridulus cultivar M001 chromosome 1, ASM1932011v1, whole genome shotgun sequence genomic window:
- the LOC136470406 gene encoding peroxidase 5-like, whose protein sequence is MVRLMLVESTSADSSFNGRLYSYGPSGTGHDPSMDPAYLAALTQQCPQGSGDPAVPMDPVTPTAFDTNYYANLVAKRGLLLASDQALLADLTTAAQVVGYTNSPATFQTDFVAAMIKMGANELLTGTAGTIRTNCRVAS, encoded by the exons ATGGTCAGGTTGATG CTTGTAGAAAGTACTTCTGCTGATAGCTCCTTCAACGGCCGGCTCTACTCGTACGGGCCCAGCGGCACCGGGCATGACCCGTCCATGGACCCCGCGTACCTGGCGGCGCTCACGCAGCAATGCCCGCAGGGGAGCGGCGACCCGGCGGTGCCCATGGACCCCGTCACGCCCACCGCCTTCGACACCAACTACTACGCCAACCTGGTCGCCAAGCGCGGCCTGCTGCTCGCCTCCGACCAGGCGCTGCTCGCCGATCTGACCACCGCGGCACAGGTGGTCGGCTACACCAACAGCCCCGCCACGTTCCAGACCGACTTCGTCGCCGCCATGATCAAGATGGGCGCCAACGAACTGCTCACCGGCACCGCCGGCACCATCCGGACCAACTGCAGGGTGGCCAGCTAG